The Microbacterium amylolyticum genome includes the window GCCGTTGCCGAAACCGTCGGCGATGACGGCTGGGCGATCGAAGACTCGCAGGATGCCGTCGAATGGGCTGATCGCATCGAGGACGCCGTGAACGCGCACCGTCGCGTCATGCCCCAGACGCGAACCTACGACTGGGATGCGACGGCCGCCACAATCGACGGCGTTCTGAAGCGCCTGTCCTAGCCCCCAGAAGCGTCAAACGCGCCCGGAAAGCCCCGGGCACAGCTCGGCTCCGCCGCGCCAGCCGAACCTAACGAAGGAATTACTGGCGCCCGCAGCCCGAAAACAGCGGATACGGGCCCATATGCCAACAATTTTCCTTCGTTAGGCATTCGCCCCCGCTGTTCCGCACCGTCGCCCCGGCCGCACGGGCCCCAAAACACCGAACGCCCCGGGGAAACCCGGGGCGTTCGGTGTATTCGGCTTACTTCACGGCGCCGGCCGTGAGGCCGCCGACGATGTACTTCTGCAGCAGCAGGAACAGGATCACAACGGGGATTGCCGCCATCACGGCACCCGCCGAGAACGCGCTCCAGTCGGCGTACCGCGGGTTGGAGACGAGCTTGGTCAGCCCCACCGCCAGCGTCTGAACATCGGTGTCGATCAACACAACAGAGGCCACAACGAACTCGTTGACCGAGGCGATGAAGCTCAGCAGCGCGACCACCGCCAGAATCGGCGTCACCAACGGAAGGATGATGGTGAAGAAGACGCGAGCGTGACCGGCGCCGTCGATGCGGGCAGCCTCATCGATCGACTGCGGAATCGTGTTGAAGAACCCGTACATCAGGTACGTGTTCACGCCCAGGGCACCGCCGAGATAGACCATGATCAGGCCGATCCGGCTGTTGAGCCCCAGCACGGGGAACCACTCGCCGATGGTCGTCAGCAACAGGAAGATCGCCACAACGGCGAGCAGCTGCGGGAACATCTGCACCACGACGATCGTGATGAGGCCCACGCGCCGACCGGCGAAGCGCATACGCGAGAACGCATATGCCGCGAGCGCTCCCAGGAACACGGTGAGGATGCCGGTGATCCCCGAGATGATTAGCGTGTTGGCGAACCACTTCGGGAACGGCGCCTGCGGATTGCTCAGGATGCGCTGGTAGCTGTCAAAGCCAATCGCGGAGAACAGCTGGTTCGACCCCGTAAGGGTTCCCTGCGGGTTCAACGAGCTGGAGATGACGAAGACGATCGGCAACAGCGCGAAGGCCAGGATAATCAGTCCGACGACGTGCCGCCAGCCGGTGTCGAAGAACCACTTGCCGATGCTGCGGCGACGACGTGTTGTCACGGTGGCGCTCATCCGTTCAGCTCCTCGAGCGACTTGGTGCGTCTAAACGCGACGATCGAAATCACCGCGACGACGAAGAAGATGATGATCGTGTAGGCGCTCGCGAGCCCGAAGTCACGCGTTTGACCGGTGAAGGCCACCTTGTAGACCATCGAGATGAGGATGTCCGTGTGTCCGACGGGGATCGGCGCGTTCGAATCGCGTGGACCACCGTCCGTCAACATGTAGACGACGTTGAAGTTGTTGAAGTTGAACGCGAACGAGGCGATCAGCAGCGGCGCGATGCTCACGAGGAGCAGCGGCAGCTTGATCAGGCGGAACACCGCCCATGGTTTCGCCCCGTCGACCGTTGCGGCCTCTTGTAGCTCGTCCGGGATCGACTGCAACGCTCCCGTGCAGACGAGGAACATATAGGGGAAGCCGAGCCAGATGTTCACGATCAGCACCGACACCTTCGCCATGACCGGATCGGTGAGCCAGGGGATGTCGGCGCCGCCGAAGAGCACCTGATTCAAGAATCCGAAGCTCTGGTTCATCATGCCCGCCCACACGAGGGCGGAGAGGAAGGACGGAACGGCGTAGGGCAGGATCAGCAGCGCACGGTAGAGGTGGCGTCCCTTCATGCGCTTGCTGTTGAAGACGATCGCGAGGAACAGTCCGAGGAAGAACGTCGCGGCCACCGTGATGATCGCGAAGGCGAACGTCCACAGGGTGACGTAGACGAGGGGGCCGGCGAGGCGCTCGTCCGTGACAGCCTTCGCGAAGTTGTCGAAGCCCACCGTGACTCGCCAGCCGGGCTTGAGCTCCTGGCCGCTGTCGG containing:
- a CDS encoding sugar ABC transporter permease, producing the protein MSATVTTRRRRSIGKWFFDTGWRHVVGLIILAFALLPIVFVISSSLNPQGTLTGSNQLFSAIGFDSYQRILSNPQAPFPKWFANTLIISGITGILTVFLGALAAYAFSRMRFAGRRVGLITIVVVQMFPQLLAVVAIFLLLTTIGEWFPVLGLNSRIGLIMVYLGGALGVNTYLMYGFFNTIPQSIDEAARIDGAGHARVFFTIILPLVTPILAVVALLSFIASVNEFVVASVVLIDTDVQTLAVGLTKLVSNPRYADWSAFSAGAVMAAIPVVILFLLLQKYIVGGLTAGAVK
- a CDS encoding ABC transporter permease subunit, with translation MTHSQTETERVTVDHRRSRRERQARHIADAAGGGLKSLILKIALIAIVDAIAVYAVFVLISFEEWGVVAVVVAVAAVVNWIYFSRRALPAKYLAPGVIFLALFQVFVLLYTGYIGFTNYGTGHNGNKDQAVSSLLASSLERVPESPAYPVTIVESDGEIGLLITDPDGIAFLGTADDPAEIVRDAVFDGNRAVEAPGWRTLQFADVLQRQSEVQALAVPFSDDPSDGAFRTPDGSSAYRYTSTLDYDTATGDLTDTASGVVYRDVGTGAFTSDSGQELKPGWRVTVGFDNFAKAVTDERLAGPLVYVTLWTFAFAIITVAATFFLGLFLAIVFNSKRMKGRHLYRALLILPYAVPSFLSALVWAGMMNQSFGFLNQVLFGGADIPWLTDPVMAKVSVLIVNIWLGFPYMFLVCTGALQSIPDELQEAATVDGAKPWAVFRLIKLPLLLVSIAPLLIASFAFNFNNFNVVYMLTDGGPRDSNAPIPVGHTDILISMVYKVAFTGQTRDFGLASAYTIIIFFVVAVISIVAFRRTKSLEELNG